The genomic stretch tgtatttattattttgcattacatTCTATAGAGATAGGGACTAGTTCTTCATTGAACTGAACTGATATTTAAACTATCAAGCTTTAAGTGATTTGTAATTGGAGCACTTTTCTGTACTACTTTTGCATGAAAATTTAAtagatttgtttgttcttttcccCTCTGATGGCCGATTCAGCATTTTTTGCTGATGTTGATCCAATGTCGATATAGGATGTCGGCTCTGTTCCCACTCTAGCAACAATTACTTTTATCCAAAGTAACTTAAAGTTGAAATAAGATGCAATCGAATAATGCATCAAGACCAACAGTAATTCTGTAAATCTTCTAGTTGAGCACTAGTTTCCAAGCCATAACCAGTGAGCTTCCACAAGACACTGTCTATATTCAAAATAGTTTCATTTGCCTTATATCTTTCTCTCGCACCTTATAAGTGACCCTTTGACAAAGCTAAGACTTAGAAAGGATTTCTGTTATATATAAAGTGGGTCTaggtttaattaatttatatacttTGGCTTGCACCTAGTTCTCTTTGTGAAATGGAAATGTTtaagttgtttattttaaattttgtatAGTTAAGACACCATCATGACTGAGTAAagaaatttgtaatttttttattttgtagttcAAAACAAACCAACACTTCACAAAAGTTTCAGTTACACATATTTTCTTTGTAGACGCATAAATTACTAAACACCTTCAGAACAAAgttgatttacatttactgacAACCACAAAACATCAAGGCAAACAGTACATTTAAATTGACAGTTACACATACTGCATTCAGCAAAATGCTTTTTCAcagagatgtaaaaaaaaaaaaatcctatatcCTATAATCCTATAtcctataattttttttacagagagaGGTAGATTTTTAGTTATTCGTTGAAGACAGCCAGTGACTCAGCTCTTTGGGCAGTTAGAGGAAGTTTATTTCACCACCTAGGTGGCATTAATGCATGCCTTCTGAGAGATGGTGGGTTTAACCAAACAGTGCAAGAGGACGCAGTGGGGTGTGGCAAATGCATTAAGGAAGatgggtgctggtccattttgggCTTTGCAaacaagcatcagtgttttaaatctgatgcagcaggtacaggaagccagtggagggagcatAGCAATGAGGTAGTTTGGGAGAAATTGGGAAGGTTGAAAAAAAGCATTCAGTTGCATTTTGAATGAGTCACAGAGGCTGCATAGTAGGCAAAGGAAGACCTCATGCGAATGAGTCGCAAACTTATGTCATTTTAGCAATGGTTTAGCGAGGCGAGAAGGACAGTTTTTTGTCCATGGTCATCCCAAGGTTTTGATGTAGTAATAGATGTGGAGAGCTGAATTTTCCAAGAGAATTGAAGATCTGTATCAATTACCATCAGCTGGTTTGACTAGGCCTTTAACTCATGAGCTGAAATTTATTGTCTACCAATAATCCATTAGAGTGTCTAAGGAAAAAACTATGAGGATAAGGTGCTATGAAAAGCCATGTAAGAATATGATGTCACCAAAAGAGTGGGTATAAATGGGAGAGCAGAAGAGGACCAAgcactgagccttgtgggagaCCAGTGGAGAATCCGTATAAAACAAACGTTGATACCCTCCACATCATTTGATACATCAGTCCCTTGGAATATGAAAAATCTGTCAGGAATTTTAAGACTCGCAAGGATAGACAAGTGAATCTTGTGGTTGACCATGatgaatgctgctgaaaggtcaagGAGGATTATCTAGCGGCATAATGCTTCTCATTTACAACCACAAGTGATTCGCTGTGCGCTAACCTAGTtcaaaatcaaaagaaaaataaaccgCGGTCTGGTGATTGTTTTCTGTAGGCTCTGGTAAcagttaataataattgtgttcAGGCCGCATCTGTTTTAGGACATGCTGTACAGACAAGCAGGAGACTTTTATGGAGCATATTAGGTATCATTGATCAAACAACTATAAGAGTCTCACTCAAAACACTTTTACTTAACTGATAATATTTAACTGTTCCATAAGATTACAATATAATGCTTtgtactgcactgcactgctgtattctcatttctgattggtcaaatggTGCTAATTAGTTTTCAGTAACAGCAGCAATTTCTAAAACAATCTTTACACTTTACTAGATAGTTGTAGTCTGTGTAACATTTCTACAGTAACACCCAACACATTGACTTAAATGGTGGAAGCACTAcataaatctgtttaaaaaatgtttaattgttgtTACTtagatctaaaaactggcccactctctccatcatcaccctttttttcccctgcacaatcacacttttcgtgctacggcacattatacactggacttgcacagcacagtgcactttacttttcatattttcatttaatttttcatatttatttcatatttcttatattctttttttataccacaccattccgcacaaggacactttacaccacaccttactgcacacggacacttatggacaatcaaaaacatgcctaacttgtttactgtttactgttgtttactggttaactgcacactgccataaacattttctgtgtatgtgtatatatatatgtatatgtatgtatatatacatatatatttagatatccttatatctttatttatctgccttctttttcttactatatttttctttacattttgttattatatttatatttttattcccctttttaccctattttattccctcatgccggaccgtcgttaaaagcatttcactgcatgtcgtaccctgtatgtatgtgtatgtgacaaataaaatttgatttgatttgatttgattttgaattaatgttattttggaaggagtctccagtgtcagtgttttccAACAGGTAAAGCTCCTCTGTGATATTTCATATTCTGTAGAATACTATATTAAGTGACCTTTAATACAATAGATAAAATTGCACATAGATAGTCTGGAacagatttaaaacataaaagtgAAACATAACATATAAAAAGTCTTGATTTTCATGAGGTAAAGGCAAGAACCCTGTATCATAactggatgtaaaaaaaataatttaatatttgctTGAACTGGAGTTTCTTGTCTGGCAGGTGCGTCTGGTGATTAACGAGAAGGGTCTTCTGTGTGAAGAGCGGGATGTAAGTCTACCTCTGACTGAGCACAAGGAACCCTGGTTTATGAGGCTCAACCTGGGAGAGGAAGTGCCTGTCTTCATACATGGAGACATCATTGTCAGCGATTACAACCAAATCATTGAATACATAGAGACGAACTTTGTGGGTGGTAAGTGTTAAAATTCTGACTTAACACTGACTAACTCTGGTCTGGGTGTGTGCTGAGAAAATATTTTGCTGGAGTGTGTCCTTTTACcgagttttttttacactttaatggTGCTAGATTCTTTCTACAAtagtttgtaaaaaataaaaagtgatgaCAATGTCAACTTAACTAAATGACAATAACagtaaaaatgacacaaaaaagtGGTAGAGCTGAGCACACTAGTCACTGTTAGAGCAGGCTTCCTGTATCTGTTGGAGAAAGAAACAttggtatttatatatattccaaTTACAATTCTACTGTATAGTCTTTCTCCTAAAGTTATTTTATAGCTTAATTTCTAAAAAGTGTAAGGGTTTTGGAAGACTTCACTGTTGGTGGACAACTTGAGGTTGTAAAACACACAAGTCACAAGGTATTCAAAGACTCAACTGCATAGCTTTCATTGTAAAAGGTAGTGATGTTGAAAACCCATTTTTCTTCAGCTATTAAACACTAACAATGTAGTTGCTCCAGCACCAGGCAGCAAGCAAGTTCCCTGTTGAAAAGCTGATTGTTCCTGATTAGGCATTGCCCCATAGTAGCTTGTTATCAGCAAACATGATGACAGTTATATGGCTAATGTCTTGAGCGATCCACCTGTCTAGGTTGTGAGATGACCTCTGATGTTTTGTGATTAGAAATTCCTGGTtccatttaaataatattttctaaagTTGGTGATATTGAATTATTAATACTGAAATCAATGAAGAGCATTAATATtgcattttgttaattttgttttctgtttatttgtcaAGGTGTTAGGTGAATCAAAAGGGGTTAAATTGTACTTTTAGATCTTTGATCTTGGGATAGCTGGGTGCAAGGTAGAAATAGACCCTGATTTCAAAAGCATGTTCACATGTGGTAGGAAACCAGAGATGATGAAGGGAATGGGAAACTTCATCCAGTCTAAATCAGATTAGATATTGTCAGAATCAAATCCTGGTTCCAGAAGTTGTAATGCAGCAATACTTCCCATGTCGGCCCAGTTGTGAACTGCGTGGCCAAATTCTTGTACATTCAGAAAGTCGTGTTCCTCCAGGGCTCAAACCATTTAACCTTTTAGTAGTACATAAAAGTTAAAACAAATGTGGTAATAGAGTCCAGCCTATCCTGTGCAGTGGTGTGGCTTTCACAGACCGATGTTAAATCAATCCTGAGGTAGAATGTTTTTCACAAGAACCTGTTATGATTCTGTGCTTGGAGGTTGATTTGTGGCAGCTCTCACCCCAAGCCTGATGAAGACGTGCAGGTGCAGGGTAGAGGCTGTTTAGTCAGTCGGCTGGAGGGTGGCCAGGCTGCTTTTATCCAGTGTCCCTAATGCATCAAGATGTTATAGATAGGGTTGGAAACGTGTGGCCTGTCTTTTGTCTTCAGTTCTAGCTACAAAGCCTTTTTTATTCCTTTGCGACAACTGTGCTGAGACAAAACTAATGTCTGCAATGACTTTAATCAAAAGTTGGCTGTTCCTTCTACTTTATTCTGTAAATCTTACGCAATGGCTTAATACAGCTGGTGCACACATGGTTAAACTAATtcaagttatttaaaaaaaaaaggaattaactCCAATCTGTGAAGTAACAAATCATCTGCTTAAAGGGAGATTTCACTTAAAGGAGCTGATATCAGGCTAACAGTTCCGGATTTTCAGCAGTCAGTGTAATGAGGGGATTTGTACGTGTTTTTATGTTGCTACAGATACAATATCCCAGCTTATTCCAGAAGAAGGCACTCCCATCAATGCTCGGGTGAAGCAGTATCGAGAGCTTCTGGATGGCCTGCCCATGGATGCCTACACACATGGCTGCATCCTCCACCCTGAACTCACCACTGACTCCATGATCCCAAAGTACGCCACTGCTGAAATTCGTAGTAAGTGATGCCACAATTTGGTGCTTTATGTTGAAACTGCTTCATTGCAGACGGGATATTTTTGTGGTGGTTTTGAGCTGTTTGATTCTGGTATCGTGAATTACACAAATCTCCAGTCAAAGAGCAAAAAGCCTGTCTTTTACCATTTGGTTTGAGTGCATTATCAAACCGATCATCTGGAAACGGAGAGCTGACTCTAGTGTTGAACTTTCAATGTCATAAACTGCAACTGCATTAAAATGCTTCAAGACTAGCTGATTAATGGCAAGCCCTTGAGATGGGATCAAATGTTGACCTTGCATTGGCATGAACCCCAGCTACAGAAGAATGCTTGCTGGTTTATGCGAAGGCCCCTGTTATTGGATATGGCTGATTCATTCCGAACCACATTGCACATGCACTATGCAATGAAACAGACCAGTAAATCAAACCATTAGTCCTGATTCAGCCCAAAGTCTtattttggatttaatgagGACAAGGAAAGTCCTGCATAAAccctaataaatataatttatgtaaaatgtgtgtggatCCCCTTTTGCTGTTTGATTTTCAAGCATTCAAACGTCATTAAAGCTTAATTCTTTGCCAAATCTGTTTCATATTTGTGATGAAAGATATCCTCACATCTGCTCCCTGAACTCTTTAATATCATGGGGAATCTTATTATTCCCAAGAACAACACTAGAACTCATTTTTATCTCTTATAATTAGACTTTTTCAAAGGTTTTTTAACAAAGTGTTCTGGTTTATTAACAGATTGTTGGCTTTTCTTCCCCCTAACAAATTTTAGAACCAAGCACTGCTAAGACATTGCTACATTTATATGATCTCAGTGATTCTGCATAGTGCCTGCTGATGAAAGTTCTTGAGATCATCTCACTCTTTTAGGACACTTGGCCAATGCAGCATCTGAACTGATGAAGCTGGACCATGAGGAGCCACAGCTGACAGAGCCACACCTTTCAAAGCAGAAAAAACTCATGGTAAGGTGGTATGACAAGGGGTTCACATAAAAACTTTTTGGGATTGGGATAGCAGTTGGGTTTGAATgcgattgtatttatttatcaactATAGGACAGCATGTTTTACCTTTTAATCGTTTCATAGATAACGTCTGTTATTGAACCTCTATTATTCACTTATGTAGATATGTTACCTGTTTAAGGTTACTGTAACAGgaataatgcattataacactATTATAAAGTTATGCCTTGTCTGCAGTTTGAAGTATTGTCAGAAGCTTTTAATTTAGCTAGTGTTTTTTGGATGATTTAACTTGAAATGAGTTTAAATGAATGTCTTTGGCACAGGGTATTATTTCACAAATCTATTTTATTCCACCAGGCAAAGATACTGGACCATGATAATGTGAACTACCTGAAGAAGATCCTTGTTGAGTTGGCAATGGTATTAGACCAGGTAGAGGCAGAACTTGAAAAGAGGAAACTAGAATATAAAGGcaagtt from Silurus meridionalis isolate SWU-2019-XX chromosome 16, ASM1480568v1, whole genome shotgun sequence encodes the following:
- the gdap1l1 gene encoding ganglioside-induced differentiation-associated protein 1-like 1 encodes the protein MASSNHVTPTNCSWWPISAMSEDDKLADGEESHDPPVEHKPFSKDRLVLYHWTQSFSSQKVRLVINEKGLLCEERDVSLPLTEHKEPWFMRLNLGEEVPVFIHGDIIVSDYNQIIEYIETNFVGDTISQLIPEEGTPINARVKQYRELLDGLPMDAYTHGCILHPELTTDSMIPKYATAEIRRHLANAASELMKLDHEEPQLTEPHLSKQKKLMAKILDHDNVNYLKKILVELAMVLDQVEAELEKRKLEYKGQTCELWLCGPDFTVADICLGATLHRLKFLGLSKKYWEDGSRPNLQSFFERVQKRYAFRKVLGDIHTTLLSAVLPNAFRMVKKKPPSFFGASFLMGSLGGMGYFAYWFLKKKYM